The Nicotiana tabacum cultivar K326 chromosome 5, ASM71507v2, whole genome shotgun sequence sequence AAGACATACGTACATACATGCACCTACTATACTCTTTTGACGACACGAACCTTCAGACCATGTTTCACTAGCATGATAATAGAAGTAGTGGGAGAAATATTTTGAGCTTCCACTAGTTGGATATGGTAGTTGTGTATGATGGTGGCTGCCACTATTTTCAACTGAGTGAATGCCATATTCTTCCCTATACAAGTCCTTGGACCCGCATTAAACGCCGGAAATTTGAAAGATGGTTCATGTTTGATCTTTCCTTGTTCAGAAATCCATCTCTCGGGCTTGAATTCTAAGTAATCCTTTCCCCATATAGTCTCCATTCTCCCCATTGTATAGAACGGTATaatcatttttgtttttggagtGACATGGTGACCGCTAGGAAGGATGTCATGTGCAAGTGGGACTTTGTGCTCCAAAGAAAGTGATGGAAAAAACCTAAGAGTTTCGCACAAGGCACCATGTAGATAGACCAATTTCAGCATTTCTTCTTTGTTGAAAAACTTGAGGTTTTCATCTTTTTTAAGATGCATTTTTTGTTGAATTTCTTCTCTAATCTTTGTCTCAACTAAGGGATGTTTAGCCAAGAACAAAAAAAACCAAGTGAGAGCTGAACTTGTACTATCTCTCCCAGCTAACATTAAATTCAAGAAAGTGTCCCTAAGAAATTTTTGTAATGTACCCAAATCTCCTTTGTTCCATGAATTATACATTTTAATATATGCAGCTAAAAATGTGAAATCTTCGTCTTTGGCCGTTTTCTTCATTAGCTCCTCTTGTTTATGTGAAATGCAAGGATATAGGAACTCATCAAAAGCCTCCCATGCTTGACTgagtttcttttctttaccaattTGAAGCCATTTTTGCAATTTCCAACAGCTCTCTGGCATTATGTGTCTGAATAGAAGTGCATCAATAGCGTCGGTGAATGCTTTTTCGCATGGCACATGAGGAACGTCAATGGACAAGCTTCTTGGATCGTGATCAAGTAACAACTTGGTGATAGAATCAAAACTTAATCTCTGTAAAATGTCTTGCAAATCAAACGAATTGCCTTGTTCAGCAAAAACATCAAGAATTGGTCGAAGTCGTTTATCCATAATGCCCCACATGTTGTTCTCTAACAATGTTTGAAACTTTGCATGACTCATTATCGACATGGTGATCTTCCTGTGAAGCTCCCATAATTCCGAATCAACGTTAAAAATGCCATTTCCCAATATATCAAATATTTTACGAAACTCGGGTCCCTTTGGATAGTTTGAGAAGTTTTTACTGAAGATATGATGGATATTTGCAGGATCACAAGTAATCAACATGTCCATATTAGCAAATATAGGACCTTTGAACTCAAATGTGCCCCCAGTTTCTGTAAGAACCTTCGTTATATAATCATGGATAtgatgaaaattcaaaataattgctGGCAACATTCCAACGAATGGCCAATATattggagctgaagtttttgtccatCTTTTTCGGAGGTACCATGTAATAAAATAAGTGAAACAAAGAATTATCAATAGAAGAAGAGAATATTCAAGGAAATCCATTGAGAGTCGGAGGTTTTCTTTTCCAATCTAGCTTTGGGCTTAGTAAGTTTTGTTGTGTTAAGCAATTCATTCGGACCTTCCATGATGTTATATAAGAGTTGCAATATTCCAACCCTAACGTTTGAGAGGGTccaaatatatttaaatattctAATTAAGACAATTATTTGAGGACATAGACTGTACACTCTTGAAAAGGAATGGGCAATTTTTTCAATTGTGAACGTTCTTGAAAAGCAAGTTGACTTCATGAGTTCATTCAATTTGCTTTGGTTACTCTTGAATTGCTCACACTAACTTTTCAAGGTAAGCATCGAACTTTTCAAGGTAAGCAATCGAGCTTTCAGATCTCAAATTTTTTTTTATGGACAAAcgaatatttttgttgttttgcttttcacCCACTGTTTGATATTCGTTTTGTGGTCCGATCAAACTAGATTTGCCCTTATAAATTCCATTTTTGGAGTAAAGCATTCCCCGCCAAAGCCGATATATTCCATCCTCGATGCTCAAATTAGGACATGAATAAGAATGAAAGAGTACGAACCATTCCACCACAACTTAGTGGAGGGATGAATGGATATTTTCATCTTGCTGGCGAAGTATGAACAAAAAGACAAGGAAAAAAGCATTTGAGTTTacaaaaaataacccaaaaaataaAACGAATTCTAGTAGGGAACGATTCTCTCTCTCTTTAATGAACCCTATGCAGCATGAATATGGATTAATCGAGTCAGTAGATAATATCAATTGATTATACCGAAAAGTAACAAAAGTAGTTTTTTTAACCAAAAGATATTGTTTGGGTTCACAAGGTCAATCTATCTATACCCAtctatatcatatcatcatcatcatattattttattatattattattataaaagtgggaAGCCCCAAAGTTGAAAGTTAGATTACGAAAATACCCTTCAAAAGTAGATCAACATAATTACCCCATCCAAACATTATTTCTACAATATTTTAAAACTACCAAATAGTAAATTGACCATCTAATAAATAGAATAATTATAAATGATGAAATGAAAAGTCATTAGCGTACAGTTCTATCTAAAGAATTTGAAGAGTACTTTGAGTAATTAATGCACTAAATTCAGTTAATCAAAATATTTTAATGCATATATGGACCATAATCATTTATTAAATGTCTATACATGGTGAAATTCAGAGATAAAATGACGGTTGGAGAGACCTTTTTTCCTCATTACTTTCTTCCATTCAATTCCCCTTAAATTCTTACTTTTAAGATCCATCTTTACAGGGGAAAAAAACACTACACAAATCTCCAGTAACCAAAGAGAGGGTTTTAGATGATTTCCTTGGAAAGAGAAGTCGAGATGGCGACAACATTAGTCTCCATTGCATCTCGCCTAATGTCTCTTAGATATGTGCAAGTTTCTGTACCGTTTTTCCTTAGCAAATTACTGTAATTTATAACTTATGTCTTTATTGATCTATTTTTGTTTCATCAATACATCTATTAAAAATATGCGAAAAACCAATATTCATCACATGGTCCTTTTTCTTTCATAATATATGTTGGTTTCTTTGCCTATAATATCTTATGAATTTTATTGCTTAATCTATCTTCGACAAGTTGCTACAACAAGACAGTGTCTGTGATTGTGAGTTATATGCACGGCTTTTCCTAGATTGTGTTGGTAGCTCTTATTAGCCACTTTGGTAAATATTTGATATAATTGcttgattttcattattttttgaaagtgaaagaaatatAATACTGTTAGAAGAAAAACCTACAAAGGGCTGAAAGATGTACCTTTCAAGAAGTTGAGTGAGTTAAAGCTACTGCAAAATGTGTGACCTTCTAAATTTGCTTCTATAACTATGCGTTGATTCTGTAGAAGATAAGTTTTTTCCTCTGATAAACTTTGTATTAAATAAGGGTTGTATGTCTGTAGTGTAGgggtaggggtgtcaatggttcggccggttattttataaaatttgtaccataccaatttttcggttattctattatgtataaccaaaattagacttttcgaaaccgttccaatcatgtcggtttctcttcggtatcggtacggtacaattaattttcggtattttttttaatatcatgtaaaattcaccagtagaagtagaattgcaataacatacgttctttataggacttagcaaaactctctaggcATTTTTACAGTTTAAAtagtgatgaattaaaaaaaaagatggctagagtatagatccatcaactattctacaacagtttaaaagaaatcaaacaaaggcaaagaaaatattaatcacaCGAGATATACCAAGCTGGGaatcaagaataaagtctatagaagattaaatattcaaaaaaataaatctaaattatatgaaaggaaacatattcaatacattgtagtttgttACTCATAATcgataaaatacttttgagttactcataatcgctagaatattTGTATTACTATATATTCAATAaaaaagatacttgaaataacttagtttaattagaagtagcataataagttttaggaattagtattttgagtttaattacttgttggcttgtaatacttttcataattccaaggctcaaagaaaatttaatgcattattatttttaaacttactaaataaatatattttttacatgtaaaatttattcggtatggttcggtattttttcggtttatttttataaaataaaaaacttaccctaattatcggtgcggttatatatttatataaaaacctacggtttcttaaaaataaacctaaaaatcggttcgatGCGGTGCGGTTTGGTCGGTTTAAtcggttttcgaatatccattgacCCACTGTAGTGTGA is a genomic window containing:
- the LOC107795120 gene encoding alkane hydroxylase MAH1-like; the encoded protein is MDFLEYSLLLLIILCFTYFITWYLRKRWTKTSAPIYWPFVGMLPAIILNFHHIHDYITKVLTETGGTFEFKGPIFANMDMLITCDPANIHHIFSKNFSNYPKGPEFRKIFDILGNGIFNVDSELWELHRKITMSIMSHAKFQTLLENNMWGIMDKRLRPILDVFAEQGNSFDLQDILQRLSFDSITKLLLDHDPRSLSIDVPHVPCEKAFTDAIDALLFRHIMPESCWKLQKWLQIGKEKKLSQAWEAFDEFLYPCISHKQEELMKKTAKDEDFTFLAAYIKMYNSWNKGDLGTLQKFLRDTFLNLMLAGRDSTSSALTWFFLFLAKHPLVETKIREEIQQKMHLKKDENLKFFNKEEMLKLVYLHGALCETLRFFPSLSLEHKVPLAHDILPSGHHVTPKTKMIIPFYTMGRMETIWGKDYLEFKPERWISEQGKIKHEPSFKFPAFNAGPRTCIGKNMAFTQLKIVAATIIHNYHIQLVEAQNISPTTSIIMLVKHGLKVRVVKRV